In Clupea harengus chromosome 13, Ch_v2.0.2, whole genome shotgun sequence, one DNA window encodes the following:
- the mlh1 gene encoding DNA mismatch repair protein Mlh1, with translation MAGVIRRLDETVVNRIAAGEVIQRPANAIKEMIENCLDAKSTNIQVTVKEGGLKMIQIQDNGTGIRKEDMEIVCERFTTSKLQTFEDLSTIATYGFRGEALASISHVAHVTITTKTADAKCAYRANYSDGKPKAPPKPCAGNQGTQITVEDLFYNINTRRKALKNPSEEYSRIVEVMSRYAIHNSGKSFTVKKQGEMVADVKTLLNATILDNIRVVFGVNVSRELIEVGCEDQKLAFKFNGYISNANYSVKKCILILFINHRLVESSALKKAIEVVYAAYLPKNTHPFLYLSLEIAPHNIDVNVHPTKHEVHFLHEDCIIESVQKHVESKLLGSNSSRTYFTQTLLPGLPVSTSDLKPSGSASDASDRVYAHQMVRTDSKAQKLDAFLQPVGKLPPVKSSSSSSLSLFSSVPGTSSAPPAASAELQDEEMLEALEEVDPTDAETMETSTAEAEAAPRKRPRVNQEEEELTAAATPKRRAIKLSSVRELREEITEKNHKGLQEMLQNLTFVGCVSPRWTLVQHHTKLYLLNTTKLSQELFYQILVYDFGNFGVLRLSSPAPLYELAMLALNSEESGWTEEDGPKEGLAEFIVDFLRKKSEMLEDYFSLEIDEEGNLTGLPLLMDNYVPAMEGLPMFILRLATEVNWDNERDCFHDFGRECSQFYSIRKEYTLDTETQPQIQEEETGAAEDPEAEATPSWRWQVEHLLFKGFRTLFSPPKRFSEDGSVLQIANLPDLYKVFERC, from the exons ATGGCAGGGGTTATCCGGAGACTTGATGAAACTGTAGTGAATCGTATTGCGGCTGGGGAAGTTATACAGAGGCCTGCAAACGCGATTAAAGAAATGATTGAGAACTG TTTGGACGCAAAGTCTACAAACATTCAGGTGACCGTAAAGGAAGGAGGGCTGAAGATGATCCAGATTCAGGATAACGGCACGGGCATTCGA AAAGAGGACATGGAAATAGTTTGCGAGCGTTTCACAACGAGCAAACTACAGACGTTCGAGGACCTGTCAACCATAGCAACCTACGGTTTCAGAGGAGAG GCACTTGCCAGCATAAGCCATGTGGCACATGTCACAATAACAACCAAAACAGCAGATGCAAAATGTGCCTACAG AGCCAACTATAGTGATGGGAAGCCGAAAGCCCCACCAAAACCCTGCGCTGGCAACCAGGGCACTCAGATCACC GTGGAAGATCTCTTCTATAATATTAACACCAGGAGGAAAGCTCTGAAGAACCCTAGTGAGGAGTACTCCAGGATTGTGGAGGTGAtgagcag GTATGCCATTCACAATTCTGGGAAGAGTTTCACAGTCAAGAAG CAAGGGGAGATGGTGGCTGATGTCAAGACTCTACTCAATGCCACCATATTGGACAACATTCGGGTGGTGTTTGGCGTGAATGTGAGCAG GGAGCTGATAGAGGTTGGTTGTGAGGATCAGAAGCTGGCTTTTAAATTCAATGGTTATATCTCCAACGCCAACTACTCAGTGAAGAAGtgcatcctcatcctcttcatcaacC ATCGCTTGGTGGAGTCCAGTGCCCTGAAGAAGGCCATAGAGGTGGTGTATGCTGCTTACCTTCCTAAGAACACCCACCCTTTTCTTTATCTCAG CTTAGAGATCGCCCCCCACAACATTGATGTGAACGTCCACCCCACCAAACACGAGGTGCACTTCCTGCATGAGGACTGCATCATAGAGAGCGTTCAGAAGCACGTCGAGAGCAAACTACTGGGCTCCAATTCCTCTCGCACCTACTTTACACAG ACGCTGCTTCCTGGTCTGCCCGTCTCCACCAGCGACCTCAAGCCCTCCGGCTCCGCCTCCGATGCAAGCGATCGCGTCTATGCCCACCAGATGGTCCGCACCGACTCCAAGGCCCAGAAGTTGGACGCCTTCCTGCAGCCTGTTGGAAAGCTTCCTCCTGTCaagtcatcttcctcctcctctttgtcaTTGTTTTCGTCAGTTCCTGGTACAAGCAGCGCCCCCCCAGCAGCCTCTGCAGAGCTACAGGATGAGGAGATGCTGGAGGCTCTGGAAGAGGTGGACCCCACAGATGCAGAGACCATGGAGACCAGCAccgctgaggctgaggctgcacCCAG GAAAAGGCCACGAGTGAAccaagaagaggaggagcttACAGCAGCCGCCACCCCCAAGAGGCGTGCCATCAAGCTGTCAAGTGTGAGGGAGCTCAGAGAGGAGATCACAGAGAAGAATCACAAag GTCTTCAGGAGATGCTGCAGAACTTGACGTTTGTGGGCTGTGTGAGCCCCCGCTGGACTCTGGTCCAGCACCACACCAAACTCTACCTGCTCAACACCACCAAACTGAG CCAGGAGCTTTTCTATCAGATTTTGGTCTATGATTTTGGCAACTTCGGAGTTTTGAGGTTATCG AGCCCTGCTCCGCTGTACGAGTTGGCCATGCTGGCGCTGAACTCCGAGGAGAGCGGCTGGACGGAGGAGGACGGGCCTAAAGAGGGGCTGGCCGAGTTCATCGTGGACTTCCTGCGGAAGAAGTCTGAGATGCTGGAGGACTACTTCTCCCTGGAGATAGATGAG gaggGAAACCTCACAGGACTGCCCCTGCTGATGGATAACTATGTCCCCGCCATGGAGGGGCTGCCCATGTTTATCCTGCGCTTAGCAACCgag GTGAACTGGGACAATGAGAGGGATTGTTTCCATGACTTCGGCCGAGAGTGCAGTCAGTTCTACTCCATCAGGAAGGAGTACACACTGGACACTGAGACGCAACCACAGATACAG gaggaagagacggGAGCAGCTGAGGACCCGGAGGCGGAAGCCACACCCTCTTGGCGCTGGCAAGTGGAGCACCTGCTTTTCAAAGGCTTCAGGACCCTCTTCAGCCCCCCCAAGCGTTTCAGTGAAGATGGCAGCGTGCTGCAGATTGCCAATCTGCCCGACCTCTACAAGGTGTTTGAGAGGTGCTGA